The Actinomadura sp. WMMB 499 genome includes a window with the following:
- a CDS encoding AraC family transcriptional regulator: MENTDSGKRPADRISWTRVHDVQGMPLDLLTARIGRRHYAPHIHDEYAIGVTVDGVETMRYRGENVYSAAGSVVVVEPGEAHTGGPARPEGFAYLALYPATDMLRAVVPGSAEPHFRGPIIDDPMLGNALRLAHRSLRAGKDPLEAETRLLEVLDALVRRHAVPPGNGDGPRRPDPGSARIARSLAERLADELTRPPPLAEAAAELGLSRYQALRAFRDVMGMPPYAWLAQHRVSRARALLDAGHRPADAAALVGFADQAHLTRWFRRVLGVTPGVYRNSVQDATVRRTAS; encoded by the coding sequence GTGGAGAACACGGACTCGGGGAAGCGGCCGGCGGACCGGATCAGCTGGACGCGCGTCCACGATGTGCAGGGCATGCCGCTCGACCTGCTGACGGCCAGGATCGGGCGTCGCCACTACGCGCCGCACATCCACGACGAGTACGCCATCGGGGTGACGGTCGACGGCGTCGAGACGATGCGGTACCGGGGTGAGAACGTCTACTCGGCGGCGGGCAGCGTCGTCGTGGTCGAACCGGGAGAAGCGCACACCGGCGGTCCGGCGCGACCGGAGGGGTTCGCGTACCTGGCCCTTTACCCGGCCACCGACATGCTGCGGGCGGTCGTGCCCGGAAGCGCGGAGCCGCACTTCCGCGGCCCGATCATCGACGACCCCATGCTCGGGAACGCGCTGCGGCTGGCCCACCGGTCCCTGCGCGCGGGCAAGGACCCGCTGGAGGCCGAGACTCGGCTCCTGGAGGTGCTCGACGCGCTCGTCCGCCGCCACGCCGTCCCGCCCGGCAACGGCGACGGCCCACGACGTCCGGACCCGGGCTCCGCGCGCATCGCGCGGAGCCTCGCCGAGCGGCTCGCCGACGAGCTGACCCGCCCGCCCCCACTGGCCGAGGCGGCCGCCGAGCTCGGCCTGTCGCGCTACCAGGCGCTGCGCGCGTTCCGCGACGTGATGGGCATGCCCCCGTACGCGTGGCTCGCGCAGCACCGGGTGTCGCGAGCCCGCGCCCTGCTGGACGCCGGACACCGGCCGGCGGACGCCGCGGCGCTCGTCGGGTTCGCGGACCAGGCGCACCTCACCCGCTGGTTCCGCCGCGTCCTCGGGGTGACGCCGGGCGTGTACCGCAACAGCGTTCAAGACGCGACCGTCCGCCGCACCGCATCCTGA
- a CDS encoding short chain dehydrogenase has translation MKVIIIGATGVLGSAIGAVLEKEHEIVRASRRGPVVVDMDDPATIDALFEAVPDVDAVVCCAASAPLTPLDADVDASAVVQAKLLGQVQLVRRAIRSLRDGGSITLTSGTFTEPMAGASLGALVNAGIDAFVRTAAVEMPRGLRVNAVSPGWVTETLDALGMDGADGTPAADVARAYAEAVGGSAQGHIFRPGH, from the coding sequence ATGAAGGTCATCATCATCGGCGCGACGGGCGTGCTCGGATCGGCAATCGGCGCCGTGCTCGAAAAGGAGCACGAGATCGTGCGGGCGTCGCGGCGCGGTCCGGTGGTCGTCGACATGGACGACCCCGCGACGATCGACGCGCTGTTCGAGGCCGTCCCGGACGTGGACGCCGTGGTGTGCTGCGCCGCCAGTGCGCCGCTCACGCCACTGGACGCGGACGTCGACGCGTCCGCGGTCGTGCAGGCCAAGCTGCTGGGGCAGGTCCAACTGGTCCGGCGGGCGATCCGGTCTCTGCGGGACGGCGGATCGATCACGCTGACCAGCGGCACGTTCACCGAGCCCATGGCGGGGGCCTCACTGGGCGCGCTGGTGAACGCGGGGATCGACGCGTTCGTCCGGACCGCGGCCGTCGAGATGCCGCGGGGACTGCGGGTCAACGCCGTAAGTCCGGGCTGGGTCACCGAAACGCTCGACGCCCTCGGCATGGACGGCGCGGACGGCACCCCCGCCGCGGACGTCGCCCGCGCCTACGCCGAAGCGGTGGGCGGCTCCGCGCAGGGCCACATCTTCCGTCCAGGGCACTGA
- a CDS encoding TetR/AcrR family transcriptional regulator, producing the protein MAATAREPARDRILRAAAELFYAHGVRGVGVDRVIAESGVAKATLYAHFKSKDDLVLAFLAQADAKWRRMLREAADAAGDDPRDRLVGLFDAIGAGDGTGGFRGCVFLNTASESAPGSPVHRATIEHKRAVLAWVRDLAAGARDPGSLARELTLLLDGTMAAAALESVRDTVPAARRAARAIVDRHF; encoded by the coding sequence ATGGCCGCGACCGCGCGCGAGCCGGCCCGGGACCGGATCCTGCGCGCCGCCGCCGAACTCTTCTACGCGCACGGTGTCCGCGGGGTCGGCGTCGACCGCGTCATCGCCGAGTCCGGGGTCGCGAAGGCGACGCTCTACGCGCACTTCAAGTCCAAGGACGACCTGGTGCTGGCCTTTCTGGCCCAGGCGGACGCCAAGTGGCGGCGCATGCTGCGCGAGGCGGCGGACGCCGCGGGCGACGACCCGCGCGACCGGCTCGTCGGGCTGTTCGACGCGATCGGCGCGGGGGACGGGACGGGCGGATTCCGCGGCTGCGTGTTCCTCAACACGGCGAGCGAATCGGCTCCGGGCAGTCCGGTGCACCGGGCCACGATCGAGCACAAGCGAGCGGTGCTCGCCTGGGTGCGCGACCTGGCGGCCGGTGCGCGGGACCCCGGATCGCTCGCCCGGGAGCTGACGCTCCTCCTGGACGGGACGATGGCCGCCGCGGCCCTCGAGTCGGTCCGCGACACCGTCCCCGCCGCGCGCCGGGCCGCCCGCGCCATCGTCGACCGTCACTTCTGA
- a CDS encoding VOC family protein produces the protein MSQKTIPIFPCRSIQTTWEFYRSLGFEQTSWQTRPNPFLSVRHGDIDLQFYGWKKHDPAASMHMCYVVTDDVDTLYESFRSGLKETLGRIPTRGLPRISVLKDMTYGMRQFLLTDPDGVQLRIGQQISDDLEHSPIPAEPVAKALHMAVLLGDSKEDYRGAARILDKLLDGDEPLPAPEHLKALIMRADMALHLDAPDRARTLLTQARAVSLEDAQRAALNDELVRLADLEASLEDWGTGQK, from the coding sequence ATGAGCCAGAAGACGATCCCGATCTTTCCCTGCCGGTCGATCCAAACGACGTGGGAGTTCTACCGATCACTGGGGTTCGAGCAGACCTCCTGGCAGACCCGCCCGAACCCTTTCCTCTCCGTACGCCACGGTGACATCGACCTCCAGTTCTATGGCTGGAAGAAGCACGACCCGGCCGCGTCCATGCACATGTGCTACGTCGTCACCGACGACGTGGACACCCTCTACGAATCGTTCCGCAGCGGCCTCAAAGAGACGTTGGGACGGATCCCGACACGTGGCCTCCCCCGTATCAGCGTCCTGAAGGACATGACGTACGGGATGCGGCAGTTCCTTCTCACCGACCCCGACGGCGTGCAACTTCGCATCGGTCAGCAGATCTCCGACGACCTGGAGCACTCGCCCATCCCGGCCGAGCCCGTCGCGAAGGCGCTCCACATGGCCGTTCTGCTGGGCGACTCCAAGGAGGACTACCGGGGAGCCGCAAGAATCCTCGACAAACTCCTCGACGGCGACGAACCCCTGCCTGCGCCCGAACACCTCAAGGCCCTCATCATGCGCGCCGACATGGCCCTCCACCTCGACGCCCCAGACCGTGCCCGCACACTCCTCACCCAAGCGCGCGCGGTCTCCCTCGAAGACGCGCAACGAGCCGCCCTGAACGACGAACTGGTCCGGTTGGCGGACCTGGAGGCGTCCCTGGAGGACTGGGGGACGGGTCAGAAGTGA
- a CDS encoding TrkA family potassium uptake protein, whose translation MADSRREPVVVIGLGRFGTALSLELADRGTEVLAIDHRPKVVQALSGRLTHIATADSTDIDALRELGVGEFYRGVVAIGGDLEASILTTSLLVELGVDNIWAKAVTHQHKRILERIGAHHIVLPEHDMGERVAHLVSGRMLDYVEVDEDFALVKTHPPQDIEGVPLGETRLRSRHGVTVVCVKAQGEQFTYATADTVLQYSDVILVAGPIAKVESFAERA comes from the coding sequence TTGGCTGACAGCAGAAGAGAACCCGTCGTGGTGATCGGCCTCGGCCGGTTCGGCACCGCGCTGTCGCTCGAACTGGCCGACCGCGGCACCGAGGTGCTCGCGATCGACCACCGGCCCAAGGTCGTCCAGGCCCTGTCCGGACGGCTGACGCACATCGCCACCGCCGACTCCACCGACATCGACGCGCTGCGCGAACTCGGTGTCGGCGAGTTCTACCGGGGCGTCGTCGCGATCGGCGGCGACCTCGAGGCCAGCATCCTGACGACGTCCCTCCTGGTCGAGCTGGGAGTGGACAACATCTGGGCCAAGGCCGTCACCCACCAGCACAAGCGGATCCTGGAGCGGATCGGCGCGCACCACATCGTGCTGCCCGAGCACGACATGGGCGAGCGCGTCGCGCACCTCGTCAGCGGCCGGATGCTCGACTACGTGGAGGTCGACGAGGACTTCGCCCTGGTGAAGACGCACCCGCCGCAGGACATCGAGGGCGTTCCCCTGGGGGAGACGCGGCTGCGCTCCCGGCACGGCGTCACCGTGGTGTGCGTGAAGGCGCAGGGCGAGCAGTTCACGTACGCGACCGCGGACACCGTCCTGCAGTACAGCGACGTGATCCTGGTGGCCGGCCCGATCGCGAAGGTGGAGAGCTTCGCGGAGCGGGCCTGA
- a CDS encoding TrkH family potassium uptake protein, producing MVRRFRWPGRGLIPRGTALLERFQHPAQVVVTGFGVTILAGTLLLALPVARAGPGRADLLDALFTATSAVCVTGLITVDTPEYWSTFGEIVILCLIQVGGFGLMTLATLFAILLSGRVGLRARMAAQTETKTLQMMDVRRVVRNIVVFSLSCEAVIAVLLAARFAFGYGEPLGRAAYLGVFHSVSAFNNAGFALWSDSLMRFVTDPWICLPVCVAIIIGGLGFPVWFELVRRWRRPRSWSILTRVTVGTSAVLLAGGTLVLTALEWNNPDTLGTLSRPSRWLAGFVMAVMPRTAGFNSVDTSAMRPESWLVTDVLMFIGGGSAGTAGGIKVTTFGLLAFVLWAEMRGDVHVNVGVRRLPVGTQRQAMGIVLLAVGLVVSATVTLLILTGHSLDRVLFEVVSAFGTVGMSTGITADLPPAGHVLLIVLMFAGRIGPLTMATALALRRRVRRVELPEERPIVG from the coding sequence GTGGTTCGGCGGTTTCGGTGGCCGGGACGGGGGCTGATCCCCCGGGGGACGGCGCTGCTGGAGCGGTTCCAGCATCCGGCCCAGGTCGTCGTCACCGGATTCGGGGTCACGATCCTCGCCGGCACGCTGCTGCTGGCGCTCCCCGTCGCCCGCGCGGGTCCCGGCCGGGCCGACCTGCTGGACGCCCTGTTCACCGCGACGTCCGCGGTGTGCGTGACCGGCCTGATCACCGTGGACACGCCGGAGTACTGGTCGACGTTCGGCGAGATCGTCATCCTGTGCCTGATCCAGGTCGGCGGCTTCGGCCTGATGACCCTGGCCACCCTCTTCGCGATCCTGCTGTCCGGACGGGTGGGGCTGCGCGCGCGCATGGCGGCCCAGACCGAGACGAAGACGCTGCAGATGATGGACGTACGCCGCGTCGTGCGGAACATCGTCGTGTTCAGCCTGAGCTGCGAGGCGGTCATCGCGGTACTGCTGGCCGCCCGTTTCGCGTTCGGCTACGGCGAGCCGCTCGGGCGCGCCGCGTACCTCGGGGTGTTCCACTCGGTGTCGGCGTTCAACAACGCCGGGTTCGCGCTGTGGTCGGACAGTCTCATGCGATTCGTGACCGACCCCTGGATCTGCCTGCCGGTCTGCGTCGCGATCATCATCGGCGGGCTGGGGTTCCCCGTGTGGTTCGAGCTGGTGCGCCGATGGCGGCGTCCGCGGAGCTGGTCGATCCTGACGCGCGTCACCGTCGGGACGTCCGCCGTCCTGCTCGCCGGCGGGACCCTGGTGCTCACGGCGCTCGAGTGGAACAACCCCGATACCCTGGGCACGCTGTCGCGCCCGTCGCGGTGGCTCGCCGGGTTCGTCATGGCGGTCATGCCGCGCACCGCGGGGTTCAACAGCGTGGACACGTCCGCGATGCGTCCGGAGAGCTGGCTGGTGACGGACGTGCTGATGTTCATCGGCGGGGGCAGTGCGGGGACGGCGGGCGGGATCAAGGTGACGACGTTCGGGCTGCTGGCGTTCGTCCTGTGGGCCGAGATGCGCGGTGACGTGCACGTCAACGTGGGCGTCCGCAGGCTCCCCGTCGGTACGCAGCGGCAGGCGATGGGCATCGTCCTGCTGGCCGTGGGACTCGTCGTGTCCGCCACCGTCACCCTGCTGATCCTGACCGGCCACTCGCTGGACCGGGTGCTGTTCGAGGTGGTGTCGGCGTTCGGCACCGTGGGGATGTCCACGGGCATCACCGCGGACCTGCCCCCGGCCGGCCACGTCCTGCTGATCGTGCTGATGTTCGCCGGGCGCATCGGCCCCCTGACCATGGCCACCGCGCTGGCGCTGCGCAGGCGCGTCCGGCGCGTCGAACTACCGGAGGAGCGACCCATCGTTGGCTGA
- a CDS encoding TrkH family potassium uptake protein, with amino-acid sequence MRARGAALLLERFQHPAQVVVTGFGVTILIGTVLLSLPHATQDEPAADPVDALFTATTAVCLTGLITQDTASHWSLFGELVLMGLMQVGGLGLMTVATLFGILLSGRVGLRARMAAQVETKTLQMTDVRRVVRNVVLFSLTCEALVAVVLAGRLALGYDEPLGRAVYLGAFHAVSAFNNAGLALWSDSITRFVGDPWIVLPICAAVVIGGLGFPVVFELARRWRRPRSWSILTRVTVGTTAVLFVLGAFVLTALEWNNPDTLGTHPRPTRWLAGVVLSVMPRSGGFNSVDTSAMRPESWLVTDVLMFIGGGSAGTAGGIKVTTFGLLAFVLWAEMRGDTHVNVGTRRLPAGTPRQAMAIVMLSTGLVAVATIVLMSLTGHSLDRVLFEVVSATATVGLSAGITGDLPKSGEVMLVVLMFVGRIGPLTMATALALRRRTRRYELPEERPIVG; translated from the coding sequence TTGAGGGCGCGCGGTGCCGCCCTCCTGCTGGAGCGGTTCCAGCATCCGGCGCAGGTCGTCGTCACCGGGTTCGGGGTCACGATCCTGATCGGGACGGTGCTGCTGTCGCTGCCGCACGCCACCCAGGACGAGCCCGCGGCGGATCCGGTGGACGCGCTGTTCACCGCGACGACGGCGGTGTGCCTCACCGGGTTGATCACCCAGGACACCGCGTCGCACTGGTCGCTGTTCGGCGAGCTCGTGCTCATGGGGCTCATGCAGGTCGGGGGTCTCGGCCTGATGACCGTGGCCACCCTGTTCGGGATCCTGCTGTCCGGACGGGTGGGGCTGCGCGCGCGCATGGCGGCCCAGGTGGAGACGAAGACGCTGCAGATGACGGACGTACGCCGTGTCGTGCGGAACGTCGTGCTGTTCAGCCTCACGTGCGAGGCGCTGGTGGCGGTCGTGCTGGCGGGCCGTCTCGCTCTGGGCTACGACGAGCCGCTCGGGCGCGCCGTGTACCTGGGCGCCTTCCACGCGGTGTCGGCGTTCAACAACGCCGGGCTGGCGCTGTGGTCGGACAGCATCACGCGGTTCGTGGGCGATCCGTGGATCGTCCTGCCGATCTGCGCGGCCGTCGTGATCGGCGGGCTGGGGTTCCCGGTGGTGTTCGAGCTGGCGCGGCGGTGGCGGCGGCCGCGGAGCTGGTCGATCCTGACGCGCGTCACCGTCGGGACGACGGCCGTCCTGTTCGTCCTCGGCGCGTTCGTCCTGACCGCCCTGGAGTGGAACAACCCGGACACGCTGGGGACGCATCCGCGCCCGACGCGGTGGTTGGCGGGGGTGGTGCTGTCGGTGATGCCCCGCAGCGGCGGGTTCAACAGCGTGGACACGTCCGCGATGCGTCCGGAGAGCTGGCTGGTGACGGACGTGCTGATGTTCATCGGCGGGGGCAGTGCGGGGACGGCGGGCGGGATCAAGGTGACGACGTTCGGGCTGCTGGCGTTCGTCCTGTGGGCGGAGATGCGCGGTGACACGCACGTCAACGTGGGCACCCGGCGGCTGCCGGCGGGGACGCCGCGGCAGGCGATGGCGATCGTGATGCTGAGCACCGGGCTCGTTGCGGTCGCGACGATCGTCCTGATGTCGCTGACCGGCCACTCGCTGGACCGGGTGCTGTTCGAGGTGGTGTCGGCGACCGCCACGGTGGGCCTGTCGGCGGGGATCACGGGGGATCTTCCGAAGTCGGGCGAGGTCATGCTGGTCGTGCTGATGTTCGTCGGGCGCATCGGCCCGCTGACCATGGCCACCGCGCTCGCGCTGCGGAGGCGGACGCGGCGGTACGAACTGCCCGAGGAGCGTCCCATCGTCGGCTGA
- a CDS encoding GAP family protein, with product MSVEILPLAVTMMAGPQIISAIILVTGRRAVPVSAAFLLGVAIATTAGVAAARGVAALVGGGIEMGGHGHGDAGKAIQYALVALLVAAALKNYVRRETVEPPKWLAALLEADARKAFVTGLLIILLMPSDIVVLLTVGANLEQNGSGFAAALPFIGATVLIAALPLLFRLLLRRRAVHVMPRVRDWLDAHAWVVNVAACLIFIVLIL from the coding sequence GTGAGTGTCGAGATCCTTCCGCTCGCCGTCACCATGATGGCGGGGCCGCAGATCATCTCCGCGATCATCCTGGTGACCGGGAGGCGGGCCGTACCGGTCTCCGCGGCCTTCCTCCTCGGCGTGGCGATCGCGACGACGGCGGGCGTGGCCGCGGCCCGGGGCGTGGCGGCGCTCGTCGGCGGCGGCATCGAGATGGGCGGGCACGGGCACGGCGACGCCGGGAAGGCGATCCAGTACGCGCTGGTCGCCCTGCTGGTCGCCGCCGCGTTGAAGAACTACGTCCGGCGGGAGACGGTCGAGCCGCCCAAGTGGCTGGCGGCGCTCCTGGAGGCGGACGCCCGCAAGGCCTTCGTCACCGGGCTCCTGATCATCTTGCTGATGCCCTCGGACATCGTCGTCCTGCTGACGGTCGGCGCGAACCTCGAGCAGAACGGCTCCGGCTTCGCGGCCGCGCTGCCGTTCATCGGCGCGACCGTCCTCATCGCCGCGCTCCCGCTGCTGTTCCGGTTGCTCCTGCGCAGGCGGGCCGTGCACGTCATGCCGCGCGTCCGGGATTGGCTGGACGCGCACGCGTGGGTGGTCAACGTCGCCGCCTGCCTGATCTTCATCGTGCTGATCCTGTGA
- a CDS encoding DUF3566 domain-containing protein has product MSTEPGENKGGTGKGSAKKTGGSGTVAAAASAKPGRDEAKADTGPAEETRTDLAKVENDPEPAPGAKSDDTPEDVSADAEATNSAKGSSNSSGSPASKRTPSAAGSPKDAPATVSDMKAAPAAKSPSSGPSGSDWTKPAEPAASVSAGRTEQPSPPPAPQAPSAPPVPAGAQASASGPSGASGGFAGTVLRDRPAPAGGQRGPSGASGKPGGKGGKGDGKPARKAQLQLARLEPWSVMKFSFVLSLVCFVILLVAVVVLYVILSGLGVFDALSETINSLTEEQDGSSGGVDAAGWFSFFRVFGYTVLVGALNVLLITALSTVGSVIYNLAADLVGGVEVTLKEAE; this is encoded by the coding sequence GTGAGCACCGAGCCCGGCGAGAACAAGGGCGGCACCGGCAAGGGGAGCGCGAAGAAGACCGGCGGCAGCGGGACGGTCGCGGCCGCCGCCTCCGCCAAGCCGGGCCGCGACGAGGCGAAGGCCGACACCGGCCCGGCGGAGGAGACGAGGACCGACCTGGCCAAGGTGGAGAACGACCCGGAGCCCGCCCCGGGCGCCAAGTCGGACGACACCCCCGAGGACGTTTCGGCGGACGCCGAGGCCACGAACTCCGCGAAGGGATCGTCGAACTCCTCGGGCTCGCCGGCCTCGAAGCGGACGCCGTCCGCTGCGGGCTCCCCGAAGGACGCTCCGGCCACGGTGTCCGACATGAAGGCGGCGCCCGCGGCGAAGAGCCCGTCGTCCGGTCCGTCCGGTTCCGACTGGACCAAGCCCGCCGAGCCGGCCGCCTCCGTCTCCGCGGGCCGCACCGAGCAGCCGTCCCCGCCGCCCGCCCCGCAGGCCCCGTCGGCCCCGCCCGTCCCCGCTGGGGCGCAGGCGTCGGCGTCCGGGCCGAGCGGAGCGTCCGGCGGCTTCGCGGGCACCGTCCTGCGCGACCGTCCGGCCCCCGCCGGGGGGCAGCGCGGCCCGTCCGGCGCGTCGGGCAAGCCCGGCGGCAAGGGCGGCAAGGGCGACGGCAAGCCGGCCCGCAAGGCGCAGCTGCAGCTGGCGCGGCTCGAGCCGTGGTCGGTGATGAAGTTCAGCTTCGTCCTGTCGCTGGTCTGCTTCGTCATCCTGCTGGTCGCGGTCGTCGTCCTGTACGTGATCCTGTCCGGTCTCGGCGTGTTCGACGCGCTCAGCGAGACGATCAACAGTCTCACCGAGGAGCAGGACGGCTCGTCCGGCGGCGTCGACGCCGCGGGCTGGTTCTCCTTCTTCCGCGTCTTCGGCTACACGGTGCTGGTGGGCGCCCTGAACGTCCTGCTCATCACAGCCCTGTCGACGGTCGGTTCCGTCATCTACAACCTCGCCGCCGATCTCGTCGGCGGTGTCGAGGTGACCCTCAAGGAGGCCGAGTAG
- the gyrA gene encoding DNA gyrase subunit A, whose translation MTTAGGHPNERIEPVDIQVEMQKSYLDYAMSVIVARALPEVRDGLKPVHRRVLYAMYDGGYRPDRGYFKCARVVGDVMGNYHPHGDSAIYDALVRLAQPWSMRYPLVDGNGNFGSRGNDPAAAMRYTECRMAPLAMELLRDIDKETVDFTPNYDGRSQEPDVLPSRYPNLLVNGSAGIAVGMATNIPPHNLREVADGVRWYLDNYGASDDELLEALIERIKGPDFPTAALIVGRKGIEEAYRTGRGSITMRAVVEVEEIQGRACLVVTELPYQVNPDNLALKIADGVKEGKLDGIADVRDETSGRTGQRLVIVLKRDAVAKVVLNNLYKHTQLQETFGANMLALVDGVPRTLRLDQFVRHWVAHQIDVVVRRTRFLLRKAEERAHILRGLLKALDRIDEVIALIRRSPSASEAQQGLMSLLEIDEIQAQAILDMQLRKLAALERQQITDEYDKLMAEIADYNDILASPERQRRIVGDELAPIVEKFGDERRTEIIPFDGDVSYEDLIAEEGVVVTITRGGYAKRTRTDLYRAQKRGGKGVRGAQLKQDDIVDQFFVTTTHHWILFFTNKGRVYRAKAYELPDSGRDSRGQHVANLLAFQPDEHIAQVMDLRDYEVAPYLVLGTKKGRVKKTALSDFDSPRTGGIIAINLVDDDEVIAARLVDSDDNLLMVSTGAQAIRFRADDDSLRPMGRATSGVIGMRFEEDQEVLNMLVMRGSEQDVLVATDRGYAKRTPVDQYPLQGRGGKGVLTAKIVEARGMLVGALMVGPDDEVFAMTSNGGVIRTTAAEIKQSGRQTMGVRLMNLADGDSVVAIARNVESMDDAEEADSGEDE comes from the coding sequence ATGACCACGGCGGGCGGACACCCGAACGAACGGATCGAACCTGTCGACATCCAGGTCGAGATGCAGAAGAGCTATCTCGACTACGCGATGTCGGTCATCGTCGCGCGCGCGCTCCCCGAGGTCCGCGACGGGCTCAAGCCGGTGCACCGCCGCGTCCTGTACGCGATGTACGACGGCGGGTACCGTCCCGACCGCGGATACTTCAAGTGCGCCCGCGTCGTCGGCGACGTCATGGGGAACTACCACCCGCACGGCGACTCGGCCATCTACGACGCGCTGGTCCGCCTGGCGCAGCCGTGGTCGATGCGGTACCCGCTCGTGGACGGCAACGGCAACTTCGGCTCGCGCGGCAACGACCCGGCCGCCGCCATGCGCTACACCGAGTGCCGGATGGCACCGCTGGCGATGGAGCTGCTGCGCGACATCGACAAGGAGACCGTCGACTTCACGCCGAACTACGACGGCCGCTCGCAGGAACCGGACGTCCTGCCGTCGCGCTACCCGAACCTGCTGGTCAACGGGTCCGCGGGCATCGCCGTCGGGATGGCGACCAACATCCCGCCGCACAACCTGCGGGAGGTCGCCGACGGCGTCCGCTGGTACCTGGACAACTACGGCGCGTCCGACGACGAGCTGCTCGAGGCGCTGATCGAGCGGATCAAGGGCCCCGACTTCCCGACCGCCGCGCTGATCGTCGGCCGCAAGGGCATCGAGGAGGCGTACCGCACCGGCCGCGGCTCGATCACGATGCGCGCGGTCGTCGAGGTCGAGGAGATCCAGGGCCGCGCCTGCCTCGTCGTCACCGAGCTGCCCTACCAGGTCAACCCCGACAACCTCGCGCTCAAGATCGCCGACGGGGTCAAGGAGGGCAAGCTCGACGGCATCGCGGACGTCCGCGACGAGACGTCCGGGCGGACGGGCCAGCGGCTCGTGATCGTCCTCAAGCGGGACGCGGTCGCGAAGGTCGTCCTCAACAACCTGTACAAGCACACCCAGCTGCAGGAGACGTTCGGCGCGAACATGCTCGCGCTGGTCGACGGGGTTCCCCGCACGCTCCGCCTCGACCAGTTCGTCCGGCACTGGGTCGCGCACCAGATCGACGTCGTCGTCCGCCGCACCCGGTTCCTGCTGCGCAAGGCCGAGGAGCGCGCCCACATCCTGCGCGGCCTGCTCAAGGCCCTCGACCGCATCGACGAGGTCATCGCGCTGATCCGCCGGTCGCCGTCGGCGTCGGAGGCCCAGCAGGGCCTGATGAGCCTGCTGGAGATCGACGAGATCCAGGCGCAGGCCATCCTGGACATGCAGCTGCGCAAGCTCGCCGCGCTGGAGCGCCAGCAGATCACCGACGAGTACGACAAGCTCATGGCGGAGATCGCCGACTACAACGACATCCTCGCCTCGCCCGAGCGGCAGCGGCGGATCGTCGGCGACGAGCTCGCGCCGATCGTCGAGAAGTTCGGCGACGAGCGCCGCACCGAGATCATCCCGTTCGACGGCGACGTGTCCTACGAGGACCTGATCGCCGAAGAGGGCGTCGTCGTCACCATCACCCGCGGCGGCTACGCGAAGCGCACCCGCACCGACCTGTACCGGGCGCAGAAGCGCGGCGGGAAGGGCGTGCGCGGCGCCCAGCTGAAGCAGGACGACATCGTCGACCAGTTCTTCGTCACCACGACGCACCACTGGATCCTGTTCTTCACCAACAAGGGCCGCGTCTACCGGGCCAAGGCCTACGAGCTGCCGGACTCCGGCCGCGACTCGCGCGGCCAGCACGTCGCGAACCTGCTGGCCTTCCAGCCGGACGAGCACATCGCCCAGGTGATGGACCTGCGCGACTACGAAGTGGCGCCCTACCTGGTGCTCGGCACCAAGAAGGGCCGCGTCAAGAAGACCGCGCTGAGCGACTTCGACTCGCCCCGCACCGGCGGCATCATCGCGATCAACCTGGTCGACGACGACGAGGTGATCGCGGCGCGGCTCGTCGACTCCGACGACAACCTGCTGATGGTCTCGACCGGCGCGCAGGCCATCCGGTTCCGCGCCGACGACGACTCGCTCCGCCCGATGGGCCGCGCGACGTCCGGCGTGATCGGCATGCGCTTCGAGGAGGACCAGGAGGTCCTCAACATGCTGGTCATGCGGGGCAGTGAGCAGGACGTCCTGGTCGCCACCGACCGCGGCTACGCCAAGCGGACGCCCGTCGACCAGTACCCGCTGCAAGGACGTGGGGGTAAGGGAGTCCTCACCGCTAAGATCGTTGAGGCGCGCGGCATGTTGGTAGGGGCCCTCATGGTCGGCCCGGACGACGAGGTGTTCGCGATGACGTCGAACGGCGGCGTCATCCGTACCACCGCCGCCGAGATCAAGCAGTCCGGCAGGCAGACCATGGGCGTGCGGCTGATGAACCTCGCGGACGGGGACAGCGTCGTGGCCATCGCGAGGAACGTAGAGTCCATGGATGACGCAGAGGAAGCCGACAGTGGCGAGGACGAGTAA